A genomic stretch from Garciella nitratireducens DSM 15102 includes:
- a CDS encoding FAD-dependent oxidoreductase, whose amino-acid sequence MYTPRIRELIKKVEETRPQRVGIPFPRMSPEEKKEVLKECYPDYKENEFKKLRLGPNKGEKVPVELANIIESKSRLQNLDMDLKKVDYDVDVLVIGGGGAGASAALQAHEKGANVLLVTKLRFGDANTIMAEGGIQAADKENDSPEIHYLDVLGGGHFTNKKELVHALVKDAPNVIKWLNDLGVMFDKEKDGTMITTHGGGTSRKRMHAAADYTGAEIMRVLRDEVLNRGIEVIEFSPAVELLLDTEGKVGGAVLFNLETEEYLIARAKTVIIATGGSGRLHYQGFPTSNHYGATADGLVMGYKAGAEFIFADAIQYHPTGVAYPPQIFGALVTEKVRSLGATPLNIHGEQFVYHLETRDVESSAIIRECTIKNNGIESPSGMVGVWLDTPLIEILHGEGTIEKRLPAMLRMYLKFGIDIRKEPILVYPTLHYQNGGLLIDEYGRTNVENLYVAGEASGGIHGRNRLMGNSLLDILVFGRRAGNHAAEQCKNVTVKQLTLEHVKKHHKELDILGVEGDNMSPMLLPHYTHGREEDN is encoded by the coding sequence ATGTATACACCAAGAATAAGAGAATTAATTAAAAAGGTGGAGGAAACCCGTCCGCAAAGAGTAGGGATTCCCTTTCCAAGGATGAGTCCCGAAGAGAAAAAGGAAGTATTAAAGGAATGCTATCCTGATTATAAGGAAAATGAATTTAAAAAACTTAGACTTGGTCCTAATAAAGGGGAAAAAGTACCGGTTGAGCTTGCTAATATTATTGAATCAAAGAGTAGACTTCAAAATTTAGATATGGATCTAAAAAAAGTAGATTATGATGTCGATGTTTTGGTGATAGGTGGTGGAGGTGCAGGTGCTTCTGCAGCTCTACAAGCGCATGAAAAGGGTGCGAATGTATTGCTTGTTACAAAATTACGTTTTGGAGATGCCAATACCATAATGGCAGAGGGAGGGATACAAGCTGCAGATAAAGAAAACGACTCTCCTGAAATTCATTATTTAGATGTATTAGGAGGAGGACACTTTACCAACAAGAAGGAGCTTGTACATGCGTTGGTAAAGGATGCTCCTAATGTTATCAAATGGCTAAATGATTTAGGAGTGATGTTCGATAAGGAAAAGGATGGAACCATGATAACTACTCATGGCGGTGGAACGTCAAGGAAAAGAATGCACGCTGCGGCAGACTACACAGGTGCTGAAATCATGCGTGTTCTGAGAGATGAAGTGTTGAACAGAGGGATTGAAGTAATAGAGTTTTCACCAGCTGTAGAATTACTTTTAGATACAGAAGGAAAGGTAGGAGGTGCTGTATTATTTAATCTGGAAACAGAAGAATATCTAATAGCTAGAGCTAAGACGGTAATTATTGCTACAGGAGGCTCTGGAAGATTGCACTATCAAGGTTTTCCTACCTCAAACCATTATGGTGCTACTGCAGATGGGCTTGTTATGGGATATAAGGCAGGGGCTGAATTTATTTTTGCAGATGCCATTCAGTATCACCCTACAGGAGTAGCTTATCCTCCCCAAATATTTGGAGCTCTAGTTACAGAGAAGGTAAGAAGCTTGGGGGCTACTCCTTTAAATATTCATGGAGAACAATTCGTATATCATCTTGAAACGAGGGATGTAGAGTCTTCGGCAATAATAAGAGAATGTACTATAAAAAATAATGGAATTGAATCACCTTCAGGTATGGTTGGAGTATGGTTGGATACCCCTTTAATTGAAATACTCCATGGTGAGGGGACTATTGAGAAGAGACTTCCTGCAATGTTGAGGATGTATCTTAAATTCGGGATAGATATCAGAAAAGAGCCTATCTTAGTATATCCTACCCTACATTATCAAAATGGTGGTCTATTAATCGATGAGTATGGTCGAACTAATGTGGAAAATCTTTATGTAGCGGGAGAGGCATCTGGTGGAATTCATGGTAGGAATAGGCTAATGGGTAATTCTCTTTTAGATATTCTTGTTTTTGGACGTAGAGCGGGGAATCATGCTGCTGAACAGTGTAAAAATGTGACTGTAAAGCAACTGACTTTAGAGCATGTTAAGAAGCACCATAAAGAACTTGATATATTAGGTGTAGAAGGAGATAATATGTCTCCTATGCTTTTGCCCCATTATACGCATGGGAGAGAAGAAGATAACTAA
- a CDS encoding 4Fe-4S dicluster domain-containing protein, with amino-acid sequence MSNKEMVDIYILGKKYRVPASLTIMDSMEYAGYQLVRGCGCRSGFCGACATIYRIKGEKELKMGLACQTKVEDGMYLTQIPFFPGDKREYNINELEPTADTMMKLYPEIYSCIGCNSCTKGCPQELNVMQYIAYAQRGELEKCAHESFDCVMCGICASRCPANITHYQVALLARRLTGKYIAHESEHLIERVQQINEGKFDHSLQELMSKSIEELKELYNNRDIEK; translated from the coding sequence ATGTCCAACAAAGAAATGGTGGATATCTATATATTAGGGAAAAAGTATAGGGTGCCTGCAAGCTTAACTATTATGGATTCCATGGAATATGCAGGATATCAACTAGTGAGAGGTTGTGGATGTAGATCTGGTTTTTGTGGTGCTTGTGCTACTATATATAGAATCAAAGGAGAAAAAGAATTAAAGATGGGCTTAGCCTGCCAGACAAAAGTAGAAGATGGTATGTACCTTACTCAGATTCCATTTTTTCCTGGAGATAAAAGGGAATATAACATAAATGAATTAGAACCAACTGCGGATACAATGATGAAGCTTTATCCAGAAATATATAGTTGTATTGGGTGTAATTCCTGTACCAAAGGATGCCCTCAAGAACTTAATGTAATGCAGTATATTGCTTATGCCCAAAGAGGAGAACTTGAAAAATGTGCTCATGAATCCTTTGATTGTGTTATGTGTGGAATCTGTGCTTCGAGATGTCCTGCAAATATCACTCATTATCAGGTAGCACTTCTTGCACGTAGACTTACAGGTAAATATATTGCCCATGAATCAGAACATTTGATAGAGAGAGTTCAACAGATCAATGAAGGAAAATTTGATCATTCACTACAGGAACTAATGAGCAAAAGTATTGAGGAATTAAAAGAATTGTATAATAACAGGGATATTGAAAAATAG